In Methanothermobacter sp., the genomic stretch GTCACCTATCTCTATTGAATCAGGATCGCAGTCAACAATCTGGCTTGTTATCTTCGCACCCTCCTCCAGTTCAACTATGGCCACCACATAGGGGGCTATATCCTTGAACTCGTCGGTTGGGGTGTTTATCACAGAGTAACTGTGTATCTTTCCCCTCCCGCTGAATTTTAGGTCCTCAAGTTTACCTTTACGCCTGCATTCGGGGCATATTATTCTGCTTGGGAAAAAAACATTCCCACACTGGAGACATTTTGAACCTGTAAGATTGTAGCGCTGGGGTATATGGCGCCATGTCCTAACGGTTTCTGTCATGATGTGACCTCCATAAATGTAATCAGTTTTCATTATCTATCTTGATTCATCATAATTAAATCATATGGTCAGAGGATATTTAAATTCCTTGTGCTCCCATGGGAGTAATAAAGATTCTTATTACCCCCAGAGTTGATCCATGGGACAATCTGGCTTTTTTTCTATTTCTAATGGTTTATGTGGCCATTGAAACTCCAGAAGTTCTAATATTAACTTAATATTATTTCAGTAATATTTTTATATTTGTAATACTTAATTTTAATCTGGTGATACAATGGATGATAGAGGATATGTGATGGCAGGTCTCAGCCTTCTTCTCATGGTTCCAGCCATGATACTTGCCATGATGATACTCAGCATCGAGGATTCATCACTGGAAAGGAGTGCTGATAGGTCCCTATCCGAGACCATGACAGGGGCAGTGTGGGATATCAGAGACAACATTCCAGTGGTAACAAGGGATGTCCTAAATGAAACTGCACAGGAGGCCATAAACGGTACACTTCCCTCAGAGCTGGATGCCAGAGCCCTTATAAGAGCAGGGGTCCAGGGGCGTCTTGACAGGTTATGCGCTGTCCACAGAAACATGAATCTAAGCTGCAGAGTGAATTCAGTTGATGGGGCATCCGACGACCCCTTCTGTATTGAGGTTAACTCCACTGTTGATATCAGGGCAGGGAAAATTCATCACACTGAGAACATTTCAGTAAGGGTATCCGTTGAGGATCTACCTGATCCCCTACCATTCAGGGTTCTGGGGAGGTTGGAGCACAATGAAACATCAATAGAATATGGAAGGAGTCTCATGGACCACCTTTCTTCAGGGAACAGGGAAGCCTATGAGGGGGCTTCCGGTCCTTTCCTGATAAGAAGGTGCCCATATGAACCCTACACCATCCATGGATCCAGCGGTGTCCTCTACGCCTGCCTCCTAAATGGATACTACCATGAGAGTCATGATGGGTCCTGCTACCTCTGTAGACTGGAGGGAAAAACCTCCTGTCCCCACCTGGGTCTTGAAACCTTCATAATACCCTCAGGAAATTTTGACGAGGCCCCAGTATCTGTTGACCATGTTCTGTTCACGAGAGCCTACTCCGGGGAACTCCACAACGTATCAGGATTCATCATATACCTTGACGGGGCCCACAGAAAAAAGTACGGTGTTATACAGTGATATTCTCAACAGATTTTCTGCTTTCCCTCATAATCGTGGCTATTATCGTGGGTATATCTGCAGAACTGATGGACGTGCAGGAGACCCGAATGAATGAAAGATTCAGAGAAACATACACAAGGTATAAAGGTGCCACAGCAGCGGATGTTTTCATAAATACTCCTGGAGATCCCGTAAATTGGGAAAAACTTCCTCTAGGCAGCTGCAGGTATCCTGGACTTGCCGTGCCGGGGAAAAGGGGGGTTATATCATATGAAAAAATCATGAAACTTCGCTCAAAACCGGAATTGGTTGAAAGGACATTCAGGGGATTTCATGTGAGAATTGTACTGCGCCCCCTCAACGATAGAATAAGCCCAATAATCATTGGGGATAAGTTAAAGGGGAATGAAATATACGTATTTAGAAGAACCATCAACTGCAACTTCCTGTCTGATTATGTTATCAGGCGAGAGGAATGCCTGTGTCCCTCGGGTCATGGTGAAAACTGGACATGCATGAATTTTCGCGTTAATAACTCACTTGATTACTACCTAATATCAGATGATTGCAGCGGATCATTCATCGTTGACACAGACTGCAACAGAAGCCATGAAGAGATAAAAATCCGGCCGGGAAGTTTAAAACTGAATTTAACATGTCAGGGCGTGGTATGGATCCATTTACATGGGTGTGGAAGGGAATTAATAATTGCCGGGCTTCCACGCTCTGGAATGGATTACCCGCTGAAACCTGATTACTTTGAGGTCCAGCCATGCTCCCTCCAGATCTTCATATCCCCATACTGACCAAAAGTCCCTCCAGCATTCATTACATGTTCAGAGGCCTTAATGGTGACTCAGAGTCCTATAACTGCTATTATGGCTATTACAAGACACGTGTTTGCCACAGGGTCTGTCATGCTTGTCGAAAGTGGTATAACTATGTTGTCAGGGTCCAGTTCAAGTCTGTAGGATGCTGAGCTCAGATAAAAGCCCACCAGTAGAAGAAATGGGGTCAGAAGGTATCCTGCAAGTGAACTTATAAGAACCATCCTCTCAAGTCCAAGGGACCCTATACCAAGGGAAACACTCACAACATGGGCCAGAAGCCCGATTGTTGGATATATGATCAGTGAAAGCACGGATATTATTCCAAAGTTCCTGAGGGCCTCCCCATGGGGTCTGAGGCTTGCAGGGACTATACCTGAGTGTAGCCCGGAGGAAAGCCTTGCTCCGAGTATGCTCACAAGGTCTCCACTTTCACCTGAAAACAGCGGCACCAGTGCGAGTATTGCAGGGTTGTCAAGTATAAATGACAGTTTACTGTTTAGGACTATACCCGCAGTGGTTCCTAGGGCTGAGCAGAGAAGAAGTACGGGCACGCTCTGTCTTATTATCCTTCTGAGGTTATATCTGCCCTTAATTCCCATTGCAAGACCCATAATACCCATCAGAATAAACAGGAAAAAGAGTACCCATTCAAAAATGCCGTTCCTTACAGTTTCAAGGATGGCAAGTGCCGCGAATATTGATGGGAGGGTGAAAAGGTCTCCTGAAGCTGCTATGAGGGGTGTTGTGACGTTATCAGGGTCCCAGCCGTTCTCATAGCTTTTGAGGGATATGAGGACTGTTGCCGGGAGAAGAACAGCTCCTGATATTATTCCGCCGGCCACAGAGATAACAATGAAATCCATTATTCCCATGCTTCGAAATCCGAAGAGATGGCAGAATATCCAGGCCATGAATCCGAGGAAAATTGACATGACCACGGTCAGTATTATGGTCGCCTCAATGTTCTCTGTAAGGACATCTGATTTTCGAAGTTCCGGTGAAAGGGTACCTATATGCAGACCTGAACCAAGGCGTGAGCCCAGAGCACCGAAGATGTTACCCCTCATGCCTATGGCGCCGGGTATCAGTACAAGGAGTCCTGGATATGACTCCAGTAGGGGAGACATCTTACCCAGAAATATACCTGCAACAAGGTCCCCCAGGGCACATATGAAGAGTGCGACGAAGCTTTCCCCTATAACCCTTTTAGAACCCCTGAAAAAGCTTCCAAAACTCTTGAATAGGTTAAAAGCCCTTACCCATCCCCTTGAGGCCGTTATGGATAAATTCACGGTAAATGTTAGCAGGGACTGAAGTATGAGCCGAGTCGTCCTCAGTAATCTTCCGGTTATCCTCATTGACCTCACCTGCTAACATTTACATCATCTCTGGGACTATTCTATGCTGCATCCTATATCCTCAAGGGTCATCTCACCCTTTGCAAGTGCGAATAAGAGTTCTGAACCTGCTTCGTTTCCCTTGGCGATGAGGGTATCGTTCTCTGCAAGTACCGTGTTCCTGTCAGGTCCATAAATCCAGGATTCTCCTCTTCTGATGGCTATAACCCTCATACCTGTTCTGGTTGCAAGTAAAAGGTCTCCCAGTGATTTTCCTGCCAGCTCTGATCCCTCATCAATTGTCACCCTGACTATTATCTCATCGGACTCCTCCATGACCATCTTGAAGACAGGGTGTGGTTTGATGCCCTTCAGCACCAGGTCAGCGATATCCTTGGCAGAGTTCGCAATGCTTTCAGCTGCCTCACCCACCTCTAGGAGAGCTGTCAGTTTTTCGGCGTCCTCAACAGATCTTGCAGCAAGGAGTGACTCCTTTTTTATCTCATAGTTAAGCCTGTTAACCTTGTTTTCAAGTTTTATGACCTCTTCTGCAGCGTCCCTGCTGTTAAACAGAAGGGCAGAGTATGCAAGATCCACCATCAACTCCGAGAGGTTCTTCATTTCAATGAGAATATCCTTAACACTTTTGGACAACTTTCATCCTCCTGGGCTGCTGAAATGATATTGGGTGATTTAAAATAAATATCTTGCTGCGGTGAAATCAGTTATTTACTGGAGGCCCCTCCTGAAGCCATGAGGCACTCCCTTCGAAGCTTGAGAAGTTCCTTCTTCCTATCGGTTAGATCATCTGGTTCTGAAATCAGCCGCTTAAGACCTCTCCTGATGCACTCAACAGCCTCATCGGTGTGTATCCATCTGCAATCCTGGCAGCTCCATACACCCTTATCCCGTATCCAGTAGCCCCCTGTGGACCCCTCACCGCATGGATAGAATGGACAGTAACAGAACGCGCAGTTCTGACCTTCAAAATGGCAGGGATAGAATTCACATTTCTCATCAGGGCCTGAGGATTTGCCGTAAGGATTCTCCTCATAGAACTTCCTTGCAAGTTCATGGAGCGGGGCCTCAACAGCGTACCCACGGGGCGTGACCATGTAACCATCCCTTGTGTAGGTTGTAACGTTGCCAACTATGAGGGTGGTGGACATATCCACAAGGGATTCATTTAGATCTCCAAGAGCCACAATACTCACCTGTGGACGTCCATTTTCGGTCTTCACCACGCCAACCGGCGTTTCAGATTCAAGTTCAGATCTGAGTATTTCAAGAGCCTCCCTGAAGGGTTTCTTCCTCCTCTTTCCCAAGGGGTTATAAAGGGCTATTACAAGTCCCGCTTCTGCAGCTGCCCTGATCTTTTTTCTTATCTCTGATAGAGGTGTGAGGATGTCACTCAGACTTATAACCGCAAAGTCATGGAGAGGTGCTCCAAGGTGTGATGCTGCATAATTAACCGCAGTCACGCCAGGTATAACCTCAAATTCAAGTCCCGAATACTTATCAAATACTTGAAAAAAAACATTGGCCATCCCATAGACACCAGGGTCTCCTGAGCTCACCAGTGCAACGTTGAGACCCTTACGGTGTTTCTCAACGGCCTTTTCAACTCTCTCAAGTTCGGACCCCATGCCGCTCTTTATTACCTCCTTACCCTCAAGAAGATCCTCTATCTGTCTTATGTACCTTGAATATCCTATGACGACATCGGATTCTTCAAGGGCCCTGAGGGCCCTAACTGTTATATCATCCCTTGTGGGTCCAAGTCCTATTATCCTTATCATGAAAACACCTTCAGTGGATCGGGGGCTTAGATGTGAAGCCACTGCAGCGGATTTCCAAACTGTATGAATTTACCCTCCCAATTGATACTCAGTAAATCCTGGTTACTGAAATGATTCTAAGGGTCCTGACATCTACCCATACCCCTGATGACCTCGTCTCAGCCCTTGCAGTTGCAGTTACAGTGAATTGCTCCGTTGGCCTTATGACTATCTGACCACTTCCGGTCTGGTTTTCACGGTAGCCGATCGCTGTTATGTTGATATTGATCTTTTCAAGTGAGGTATCCTCGGTTGTTGTTGCGTTGAGGGATCGGATGTTTATTCCATCAAGGCCTGTGCGGGCTTTAAGGGCATCTGCAACATCTGCATTGTTTATTATCCTTATCTCCTCGGGGCCTCCTGTGATTGTGGAGGTTATATTCTTACCTGAGTCCAGAAATGAGGATACTGTGTCTATCTGCATTTCAATAAGCTTTTCTATATCCGGTGGCTTAGACGTTACAAGTGTGTATGAACTTATGAGCCCAGCCTCGAAGAAGGCCAGGAATATTATGAGGAACAGGAAGAATTTAATGATCCTTGGCAATGCATCACCTTTTTTCTGTGAATGGACCCAAAGGGTAAACTAATATTTTGATAAAGAATATATGAACTCAATGGAATATTTAACTGTGAACCCATTTTAAAGATTTCTGAATTTCCCTAACCAGTTCATGCAGTGAATGATTGAAATGAATGAAATAATAGGAAAATTTGCAAGGGAAGGAATTTTAATAGAGGATAAAGCATATTTTCGGCTGAAGGAGATGGATGACCCTGCAACGGCTTCCTCAGAGATTATAGTTAAGATAAAGAAGAATGGTGGGGGTAAATTCGCTCTTCTGACCTCTGAGATGCTTGATGACCTCTTTGATGTGAGTAAGGAAATAGATAAGCCTAAAGAAATAAAGGCACAAGGTCCCATCAATATTCCACGGGAGAGGGAATTTGACTTCAGGGTCATCAAAGACACCAGTAAGAGATCATATACCAGCGGGGAGATAGGTGACATGATCTCCTACTTCAACAGCAGATTCAGCTGCCTGAGGGATCTCCTTAAAAGACGCCCTGAACTTAAGAGTCATGTGCCCATTGCTGATCTTCGCGGCGGAGATGATGCTGTGAGCATCATAGGGATCATAAATGACATAAGAACCACCAAGAACAACCACAAGATGCTTGAACTGGAGGATGAAACAGGGGAAATAACAGTTGTTGTGCATAATGAAAATCATAAACTTTTTGAAAAATCCGAGAAACTCGTGAGGGACGAGGTCATAGGTGTTCAGGGCGCGAAAAAGGGTAGGTTTGTTGTGGCCTCCGAGATCTTCCAGCCTGGTGTACCAAGAATACAGGAGAAGGAAATGGACTTTTCAGTTGCCTTCATATCCGATGTCCACATAGGAAGCCAGACATTCCTTGAAGATGCATTCACCAGCTTCATTAAATGGATAAACGGGGACTTTGGAACTGAGAAACAGAGGGATATAGCGGCTGACATTAAGTACCTTGTGGTTGCAGGTGACATAGTTGATGGTATCGGGATATACCCTGGACAGGAAAAGGAACTCATTATAAAAGATATCCATGAGCAGTATGAGGAGGCTGCAAGGCTTTTTGGAGATATAAGTGATGACATAAAGATTGTGATGATTCCTGGGAACCACGATGCATCGAGGATCGCTGAGCCCCAGCCTGCAATACCCGAGGAATATGCGAAACCACTTTACAGCCTCAAAAATGTTGAATTTTTGAGTAACCCGTCGATGGTTAGTCTTGATGGTGTAAAAACCCTCATATATCACGGGAGGAGCTTCGACGATATGGCCATGAGCGTGAATGGACTTTCCCATGAAAGGTCCGATCTCATAATGGAGGAACTCCTTGAGAAGAGACACCTTGCACCTATATATGGCGAGAGGACCCCCCTTGCATCTGAGATAGAGGACCACCTTGTGATTGATGATGTCCCCCATATCCTTCATACCGGACATGTCCACATAAATGCATACAAAAAATACAAGGGTATTCACCTTATAAATTCAGGTACATTCCAGTCACAGACAGAGTTTCAGAAGATATACAACATTGTCCCCACATGTGGCCAGGTCCCGGTGCTCAACAGGGGTGTGATGAAGCTTCTGGAGTTCAATTAGTTGAGGCAGGTGATTCCTTGAATCCATTGAGGGATGTTGTTAATGTTTCGGTACAGCTCTATAGGAGGGGTCTTGTATCTGGCATTGGAGGGAATGTTAGCGCAAGGGTGGATGATAGGGTTTTCATAACACCCACAATGGTCCCCCTTGACCGGGTGACACTTAAGAATATTGCAATGGTTGACCTTGAAGGGAATGTTCTCAGGGGTGGAAGACCATCCTCGGAACTGGAACTCCATCTTGAGGTCTACAGGAGGAGATCTGATGTACATGGTGTGGTGCATACCCACTCACCATATGCCAGGGCATTTTTAGTTGCCGGGATTGAGATTGAGAAAATGGAGGGCTTCAGGGGGCTCGGAGAGGGAAATCTTCCTGTGGTACCCTATCATCCCCCTGGAAGCAGGAAACTTGCATCCGCCTGTGCAGAGATGATGGTAAATGAAAATGCAGCTGTCCTTGAAAACCACGGTGTGGTATGTGCAGGTGAAACTGTTGAGGAAGCCCTCCTCCTTGCAGAGTTCATTGAGGAGCTGGCGAAAACCCGTTTCATTGCTGAGGTCCTTAAATTCATGAAATAGTTAAATTAACTGTTTAAATAGGATATAAAAAACAGGGATTTATTCAGTAGAAACACTTTAAATCAGACAAAATAGGATATAAAAAACAGAATAGTTATTCCCTTATGGATTCAAGTTCACTGAGTATTTCCCATACCAGTGTCCTTGCATGTATCGGGATGTTGGGGTCGTTGCTTATCTCATCCAGAATCGATATGACCGTGCTCGCCCTCACTGTGCTGTCCTCATCAGGGTTGTTGAGGATCTCCTTTGATTCCTCAGCAGCCCTTCTGATGTTTCTTGGGACGCTATTATCTTCCATAATGTGCTTTAAAATTTCAGAAACGCGATCAAATGTTTCGTTACTCATGTTGGGTCCTCCCTGCTGAATTCCTGAAGAATACAGAATAATGTTTATATTCAATCTGGTTTATATCATTTGGGTTAAAAAGTTTTTGGTGTCTCTGAAACCGCCACTGCAACCGCAACTCCTGATGACGTTGTTTTTCTTATAACTAGTTTTGATCCATTTCCTGCACTTTTAAGAGCCGAAGCTTCACATACGCTCCCAACACCAAATTTTTTGTTGACAAAATCTGAAAATGAGTGTGTATCCTGTGATCTGAGCTCATGAAGAGGTATGATTTCCAGGGGGACCCCCAGATTCTCCGCTGCATCAATTATTCCCCTTTCATCCTTCTTCATGTAACCTGTTGCCAGTGCATCGATCCTCGCTGGGGGTAGCTTCAAGAGACCAAGTGCTTCCACAATTGCACCGGTTACCCTCCTGGATTCAACTCCCCTCCTTGTCCCTATACCCACTGAAACCTTGAGGGGAGCCAGTCTCATGACCTCAGAATTGCAGTGGGCCCTTACAATCTCATCTCCATCCCTTATGTACCTGTAGGTTCTGGAAAGTTCACCATCAATGAGGGGTTCCAGATTCCTTGAGGAATGCAGCTCCACAGTGTACCCATCCACAATTGAGGAATTGAAGTGCTTCACAAGGTGCCTGTCAAGTATCACATAGAAGTATCTTGCTGCGAAGCTGTCAATTCCCACAAGACCATTAACATCAGTTGCTGTTGTTATAACGGGGTTTGCATTGATTATGTCTGCAATTTTGAGTGCAAAATCGTTTGCACCTCCTGCATGACCTGAAAGAAGGCTTATAACATTCTTTCCCATTTCATCGATAACTAGAACCCCTGGATCAGAGAATTTGTTTTTAATGAGCGGCGCAATCTTTCTCACCATTATACCTGCTGCCATTATACCAATTATCATGTCACTTCTTGAAAACACTTCCCTGAAATCTATATCCCTGTGCAGGGCTTCAACTGAGAGAATTGTGGGATCATCCATAAGAGCCTTCTTCAGGGTCTCCCCAAGTTTCCTGCCATTTTCTGTGAGTGTAAGTATGCTAAGCCTCATGGCATCACCAGTATTATTCCGGTTGCAGATACAATGAATAGTACTAGGGTTAGAGAACTAAGTTTCAGGGCCTCTTTAAGCTTTTCAACTGAAAGTAGATCTCTGGGATCCCCTAGAACATATACTCCTGGTTTTTCCAGCTGAACAGATAGTGCTCCAGCCGCTGCAGCCATCGTAAATCCTGAATTGGGACTGGGGGTGCGCCTTGCGTCCCTGAGGAGTATCCTCATTGAATTTTCCCAGTTCATGGAGAGAAAAAATGCTGCAAGAACCATCAAAAGCCCCGTGAGTCTGGATGGTATGTAGTTCAGTATGTCATCGAGTCTTGCAGGAAACCATCCCAGATCCCTGTTTTCATCATCGAGGTATCCCACCATTGCATCAAGTGTATTAACGACCCTGTATAGGAACGCCCCTGGGAGTCCAAATAAGATGAAGTAAAAAAGTGGCGCTGTGACAGAGTCTGTGAGGTTCTCTGTGAGTGTTTCAATAGTTGCTGAGAGTATCTGTTCATCTGTTAGTGTGGTGGTATCCCTGCTTACCAGATAGGAAAGTTTCTCCCTTGCCTCCCAAATGTTCTTATCCAGTGATTTTCCAACATCCAAGGCAGATGTAAAGAGCATCCTTATGGATATTACAGTTGAAAGGAGTACTGCAGCTATCAAAGTGTAGAGGGGGTCACTCAGGTAGCCTACGAGGATGGCTGGTGCTGTGAATATCGATACAACCAGTAGAGTCATTATTATTCCTGATATGCGTTTTTTACTGAGTATTCTTTTTGTCCATGCTATTATTGAACCCATATGTACAACAGGGTGAATTATGGTTGGTGGTTCTCCAATCATGATGTCAATTGAAACTGCAAGTAAGAGGACAGGGATTTCATTCATGTTTTCCCTTTTTGTTGCGATTCATTATATACCAGTGACATGTAATAATTTCATGATGTTATATATTCATGGATGGATATAATTAGTTGTGTGATACCATGCCAGAGAAGAAGATAAAGAAATGGCTTGAGGAGGAGGGTTTTCTGAGGATGGAAGTCCCTGACGAAAACGCCTCGTTCCATTATGTAATAAATTATCCAGAGGATCATGTCATTGATATCATTCAGCCTGCTGGAAAGAATGACATGATCCTCATAGCCTGTGCAACCAGTGTTAGCCCCGAGCACCAGTCAGGAATACGTGCACTCAGTATGGAGAAAAGGACCGAGTTCATATGGAAGGTTCGTTTTACCCTGAACATGTTTGGAGTTGATTTTCAGCTTGATCACCCAGAAAATGTGCTGAACAGCTATCTTGTAACCTCTGAGATATTCTCTGATGGCCTCTCAAAGGACAGGTTGATTTCAAGTATAAAAAATGTTTTCAGGGCTAAACTTCATGTCATGTGGATGATACAGGAACGCTTTGGCGAGGATAAGCCTGAACACGACAGCATGTATGTGTGAGGTTCATTTCCATTGTAACATCTAGGAGGTTCCTCTTAACACTTTGAGAGATAGATTTCAACTGTAAATCTGTTTTTTGTATCATGACTCTGGGTTTGTGGGACATCTATTTCAAGTGTAAATTAATTCCAGTACATTTATTTGCATGAGTGAGAGGTGCATTTCAACTGTAATTTACACTTGATATTGATGGACACGTGGGAGAGAGATACATTTCAAGTGAAAATTTTATTACGATATTAAATTTTAAAATTAAAAGGTGACATTAACTTCAAGTGTAAAATTGGACGTTCCTTCCAGATACGCCCAAAAAATTCTCTTCTTTTATATCAGAATGCATATTCTCAACATAGCAGTAATCAAATCCTGCATTTACACTTGAAATGGATGTCTCCCTCACAACACCCCAGCAGTTTAGGAACCGTTACACTTGAAATGGATGTCTCCCTCTGTGAGAAGGGAGGAAAAATAATCTGTTACACTTGAAACTTATGTCCCCCATTCACATTCAGGCAAGGTGCAAGGGAAATTTACACTTGAAATGGATGTCTCACGCCATTATTATGAAAAGGATTGATATTAATAAAAACTTTTATCTAAGAGTTAGAATAAGAAAATTTACACTTGAAACTTATCACCATGTTTATCGGGTGATCTAAAGGGGCACTGCCAGTGTTAAAAGGGAACCTCAAAAACCTGAAGTAAATATCATTCCAGTTTTGAGGCCTTTAAAATAAATTGAAGTAGCAGTTTTCTCTAAAACTTTATTTGAAGTGGTACTATGAACATTTTTGATGAGATAGGGGACAAAGAATCTGTTTTTAAGGATAAAAAATATCTTGACCACAGGTTTCTGCCTGACAGGCTGCCTCACAGAGAGGAACAGATACGTTCAATAGCCAAGTACTGGGTTGAAGCACTGAATGGAGTCACACCACCGGACATAACAATATATGGAAAAACAGGGACAGGGAAAACTGCAGTCGCTAAATTTGCCATGAAACAGCTTAAAGAGGCTTCAAGGGACTGTGATGTTAACATAAGGAC encodes the following:
- a CDS encoding UPF0147 family protein, producing the protein MSNETFDRVSEILKHIMEDNSVPRNIRRAAEESKEILNNPDEDSTVRASTVISILDEISNDPNIPIHARTLVWEILSELESIRE
- the cobJ gene encoding precorrin-3B C(17)-methyltransferase, whose product is MIRIIGLGPTRDDITVRALRALEESDVVIGYSRYIRQIEDLLEGKEVIKSGMGSELERVEKAVEKHRKGLNVALVSSGDPGVYGMANVFFQVFDKYSGLEFEVIPGVTAVNYAASHLGAPLHDFAVISLSDILTPLSEIRKKIRAAAEAGLVIALYNPLGKRRKKPFREALEILRSELESETPVGVVKTENGRPQVSIVALGDLNESLVDMSTTLIVGNVTTYTRDGYMVTPRGYAVEAPLHELARKFYEENPYGKSSGPDEKCEFYPCHFEGQNCAFCYCPFYPCGEGSTGGYWIRDKGVWSCQDCRWIHTDEAVECIRRGLKRLISEPDDLTDRKKELLKLRRECLMASGGASSK
- a CDS encoding cobalt-precorrin 5A hydrolase; amino-acid sequence: MRLSILTLTENGRKLGETLKKALMDDPTILSVEALHRDIDFREVFSRSDMIIGIMAAGIMVRKIAPLIKNKFSDPGVLVIDEMGKNVISLLSGHAGGANDFALKIADIINANPVITTATDVNGLVGIDSFAARYFYVILDRHLVKHFNSSIVDGYTVELHSSRNLEPLIDGELSRTYRYIRDGDEIVRAHCNSEVMRLAPLKVSVGIGTRRGVESRRVTGAIVEALGLLKLPPARIDALATGYMKKDERGIIDAAENLGVPLEIIPLHELRSQDTHSFSDFVNKKFGVGSVCEASALKSAGNGSKLVIRKTTSSGVAVAVAVSETPKTF
- a CDS encoding Zn-ribbon domain-containing OB-fold protein, with amino-acid sequence MTETVRTWRHIPQRYNLTGSKCLQCGNVFFPSRIICPECRRKGKLEDLKFSGRGKIHSYSVINTPTDEFKDIAPYVVAIVELEEGAKITSQIVDCDPDSIEIGDEVEMVFRKVREEGEDGVISYGFKFKPKT
- a CDS encoding DNA-directed DNA polymerase II small subunit produces the protein MNEIIGKFAREGILIEDKAYFRLKEMDDPATASSEIIVKIKKNGGGKFALLTSEMLDDLFDVSKEIDKPKEIKAQGPINIPREREFDFRVIKDTSKRSYTSGEIGDMISYFNSRFSCLRDLLKRRPELKSHVPIADLRGGDDAVSIIGIINDIRTTKNNHKMLELEDETGEITVVVHNENHKLFEKSEKLVRDEVIGVQGAKKGRFVVASEIFQPGVPRIQEKEMDFSVAFISDVHIGSQTFLEDAFTSFIKWINGDFGTEKQRDIAADIKYLVVAGDIVDGIGIYPGQEKELIIKDIHEQYEEAARLFGDISDDIKIVMIPGNHDASRIAEPQPAIPEEYAKPLYSLKNVEFLSNPSMVSLDGVKTLIYHGRSFDDMAMSVNGLSHERSDLIMEELLEKRHLAPIYGERTPLASEIEDHLVIDDVPHILHTGHVHINAYKKYKGIHLINSGTFQSQTEFQKIYNIVPTCGQVPVLNRGVMKLLEFN
- a CDS encoding potassium channel family protein, with translation MKNLSELMVDLAYSALLFNSRDAAEEVIKLENKVNRLNYEIKKESLLAARSVEDAEKLTALLEVGEAAESIANSAKDIADLVLKGIKPHPVFKMVMEESDEIIVRVTIDEGSELAGKSLGDLLLATRTGMRVIAIRRGESWIYGPDRNTVLAENDTLIAKGNEAGSELLFALAKGEMTLEDIGCSIE
- a CDS encoding cobalamin biosynthesis protein, yielding MNEIPVLLLAVSIDIMIGEPPTIIHPVVHMGSIIAWTKRILSKKRISGIIMTLLVVSIFTAPAILVGYLSDPLYTLIAAVLLSTVISIRMLFTSALDVGKSLDKNIWEAREKLSYLVSRDTTTLTDEQILSATIETLTENLTDSVTAPLFYFILFGLPGAFLYRVVNTLDAMVGYLDDENRDLGWFPARLDDILNYIPSRLTGLLMVLAAFFLSMNWENSMRILLRDARRTPSPNSGFTMAAAAGALSVQLEKPGVYVLGDPRDLLSVEKLKEALKLSSLTLVLFIVSATGIILVMP
- a CDS encoding DUF2299 domain-containing protein; translated protein: MPEKKIKKWLEEEGFLRMEVPDENASFHYVINYPEDHVIDIIQPAGKNDMILIACATSVSPEHQSGIRALSMEKRTEFIWKVRFTLNMFGVDFQLDHPENVLNSYLVTSEIFSDGLSKDRLISSIKNVFRAKLHVMWMIQERFGEDKPEHDSMYV
- a CDS encoding magnesium transporter, which encodes MRITGRLLRTTRLILQSLLTFTVNLSITASRGWVRAFNLFKSFGSFFRGSKRVIGESFVALFICALGDLVAGIFLGKMSPLLESYPGLLVLIPGAIGMRGNIFGALGSRLGSGLHIGTLSPELRKSDVLTENIEATIILTVVMSIFLGFMAWIFCHLFGFRSMGIMDFIVISVAGGIISGAVLLPATVLISLKSYENGWDPDNVTTPLIAASGDLFTLPSIFAALAILETVRNGIFEWVLFFLFILMGIMGLAMGIKGRYNLRRIIRQSVPVLLLCSALGTTAGIVLNSKLSFILDNPAILALVPLFSGESGDLVSILGARLSSGLHSGIVPASLRPHGEALRNFGIISVLSLIIYPTIGLLAHVVSVSLGIGSLGLERMVLISSLAGYLLTPFLLLVGFYLSSASYRLELDPDNIVIPLSTSMTDPVANTCLVIAIIAVIGL
- a CDS encoding class II aldolase/adducin family protein encodes the protein MNPLRDVVNVSVQLYRRGLVSGIGGNVSARVDDRVFITPTMVPLDRVTLKNIAMVDLEGNVLRGGRPSSELELHLEVYRRRSDVHGVVHTHSPYARAFLVAGIEIEKMEGFRGLGEGNLPVVPYHPPGSRKLASACAEMMVNENAAVLENHGVVCAGETVEEALLLAEFIEELAKTRFIAEVLKFMK